The nucleotide window CCCAGCCACCGATTGGGTAATAAATGGCACTAGATTTTGAGGTACTCCTATTGGTAATTCTCCAATTAACGCACTTTCGTGAGCTCCAATAGGATTAAAATAACGAAGGGAAATAACATTAAGATCTTCATAGACCTTACATGTGTCTCGTAGAATTTCCTCTCCAATTTGTTTTGTATTACCATAGGGAGATTCTGCTGGTTTAACCGGAGATTCTTCCTTAATAGGCATTTCGTCTGCTTGCCCATATACCGTACAGGATGAACTAAAGATCAGATTTTGACGATTTAACTTAGTAGTTTGCTGTAGAATGTAAACTAAAGTCGTTAAGTTGTTTTCATAATAAAGCAAAGGTTTTTGCACGCTTTCGCCCACAGCTTTACTGGCGGCAAAATGTATTATCCCATCCAAATTATTGTGCCTACTAAAAAAATCTTCAACCCTGGGTTTTTCCCTTAAATCAATTTTCTCAAATTCAGGTAAAATTTCAGTTATCTTATGAATCCCTTGTAAAACATCCAAGGAGGAGTTGGATAGATCGTCGATTATAACAACTTCATGTCCCGCATTGATTAACTCAACAACAGTATGAGACCCAATAAAACCTAGTCCACCGGTTACTAATACTTTCATCGTTTAGTTATCTAGAAATTCCTTCACCGCATCAGCAATGTAAGTTATCATCTCATTTGTAAGTTCTGTATGCATCGGCAATGAAATAACCTCTTCACATAGTTGATTAGTAACTCTAAAATCCTCTTCATTATAACGATCATCCGTATATGCTTTCTGTTTGTGAAGGGGAATCGGATAGTAAACACCACAAGGAATTCCTTTTTCATTTAAATGCTTCACCAATCCATTTCTATCTCCATCAATTATTCTAAGAGTATACTGATGAAATACATGACAATCGCAAGTGTCGCATATACCTTCACATTCATCTTTGCCAGAAGGAACGATCAAGTTGGGATGGTGCTTCAAGGCTTTAGTATATTCTCTTGCAGAATTGCGCCTTGCCTTATTATAATTGTCTAAATGTTTTAGTTTAATATCTAAAATTGCTGCCTGTACAGAATCTAGCCGAGAATTAACCCCAACAACATCATGGTGGTATCTCTCATACATTCCATGGTTTACAATACCTCTTAATGTATATGCCAATTCATCATTATTCGTGAAAATGGCTCCCCCATCTCCATAACACCCTAAGTTTTTAGAAGGAAAAAATGAGGTGCATCCTAAATCACCAATAGTACCTGCTTTCGCTATTCTTCCATCAGAAAATTTATAATTGGCACCTATTGCTTGCGCGTTGTCTTCGATGACATACAATTTATGATTTTTAGCTATTTCCATGATGGCTTCCATATTGGCACAAAGACCAAATAGATGCACAGGAACTATTGCCTTTGTTTTCGGTGTAATAGCCTTAACAATCGCCTCCAAATCAATATTAAAATTAATAGGATCTACATCAACCAATACTGGGGTTAAACCCAACAATGCAATAACCTCCACTGTTGCGGCAAAAGTAAAATCGGCAGTTATCACCTCATCACCAGGTTTTAAACCTAAACCCATCATTGCAATTTGTAGAGCATCTGTACCATTTGCACAGGGGATAACGTGTTTCACCCCTAAGTAAGACTCTAAATTCTTCTGAAAGGATATAACTTTTGGTCCATTTATAAAGGCTGTAGAATTGAAAACTTCATCAACTGCATTGTCTACCTCCTCTTTAATTTTTAGATATTGACCCTTTAGGTCAACCATTTGTATAGTGTTCATTTAATCATGAAATAATCTTGCGAGACAAGGATTTTTGAGTACAGCGAAATTACAAAAACTAGTATTGGCGACCAATGAAATATCTTAAAGAACCCTATTTTTGCTTTAAAATAATTTATGGGGCTATTTTACAATTTTGGCGTAGCAGTTTTTGGGAAATTCATAAAATTTGGAAGTCGTTTCAGTCCGAAATTGAAAAAAGGTGTTATTGGAAGACAAGACACATGGGGAATTCTTGAAACAACCTTAAACGATAGACAAAAAATTTGGTTTCATTGTGCTTCCTTAGGAGAATATGAACAAGGCTTACCAGTTTTTCAAGAAATAAAAAAGGAATTCCCCAACCATCAAATCATCTTAACTTTTTTCTCTCCCAGCGGTTATGAGATTAGGAAAAATAGTGCAATAGCGGACATTGTCTGCTATTTACCAATCGACTCAAAAGAAAATGCAATTAAATTTTTGGAATTGGTTCAACCAAAGTTAAGCATATTTGTTAAGTATGATATATGGCCAAATTACATCTTTGAACTAAAGAAGAGAGGAGGAACGTTATTACTTATCTCCGCCAATTTTAGAAAATCTCATTCCTATTTCAAATGGTATGGTAAACTTTTGTTGAAAAGCTTAAAACAATTTGATCATATTTTTGTCCAAAACGAATCATCCAAACTACTGTTAAAGAAACATGGATTAACAAATGTTTCAGTTAGTGGAGATACTCGTTTTGATAGAGTTTCTCAACAATTAGATAACGATAACAGCATTCCCTTTCTAGACGAATTTGTAGGCAACAATCTTAGTGTTATCTGTGGTAGCACTTGGCCTGCAGATGAAGAAATGATAATTGATTTTATAAATAAGGAATACATCAAAGATTTACGATGGATTATAGCCCCACATGAAGTTGATGAGGATCATATTAGCAAAATTCAAAACCAAATTATAAAACCAACAATATTATTATCTAAAAGCAATAACGGTCTCGAGGAGAATTCAGAGGTTTGTATAATAGATTCAATAGGACAGTTGAGTAAGGCATATAATTATGGTGATATAGCCTATGTTGGCGGCGGAATGGGAACAAAAGGGTTGCACAACATTTTGGAACCAAGTGTATTTGGTATCCCGGTTATCATAGGTAAAAATTTTGAAAATTTCCCAGAGGCAATAGAAATGACTGAAACTGCGGGTGTTATATCAATTTCTAATTTGTTAGAATTCAAACTCCAACTACATGATTTGTTGGATAATGAAGACCGACGAGACCAGTTAGGACAGCTTAATCGGTCATTTATAGAAAAAAATCGAGGTGCTGTAATCCAAATAATGGACTTTATACGTAAATAGTTTCGACAATGCGATTTTAGGTAATATTTCGGGTAATTATATTTTTTAAAAATCTCGAATTAAATTATACTTTCGCAACTTATAATTAACACTAAAACTATTAAAATGAAAAAATTCTTTTTAAGTACCGCTTTTATTATGGCATTGGCAGTATCTGTTACTTCTTGTAGAGAAACAAAAGCTGATGATGTTGATGATGCTATTGAAAACGCAGGTGACGCAATGGAAAATGCTGCAGAAGAAACTGGTGATGCAGTTGAAGGAGCGTTCGAAAAAACTGGCGAAGCTATTGACAACGCAGTTGAAGAAACAAAAGAAGCTGGTGAAGCTGTAGAAGATGCTGTTGACAGCGTTGACGATTCAGTTGACGACGGTAACTAATTGAAAAATTTTCAACTTAAA belongs to Aegicerativicinus sediminis and includes:
- the galE gene encoding UDP-glucose 4-epimerase GalE, producing the protein MKVLVTGGLGFIGSHTVVELINAGHEVVIIDDLSNSSLDVLQGIHKITEILPEFEKIDLREKPRVEDFFSRHNNLDGIIHFAASKAVGESVQKPLLYYENNLTTLVYILQQTTKLNRQNLIFSSSCTVYGQADEMPIKEESPVKPAESPYGNTKQIGEEILRDTCKVYEDLNVISLRYFNPIGAHESALIGELPIGVPQNLVPFITQSVAGIRGELSVFGDDYPTPDGTCIRDYIHVVDLAKAHVVALERLMNGKTDQNYEVFNVGTGKGSSVLEVIQAFENANGLKVNYRIAPRREGDVIMAYADTTKSNEILGWKSQLTLEDAMRSAWNWEKYVRKID
- a CDS encoding DegT/DnrJ/EryC1/StrS family aminotransferase, which translates into the protein MNTIQMVDLKGQYLKIKEEVDNAVDEVFNSTAFINGPKVISFQKNLESYLGVKHVIPCANGTDALQIAMMGLGLKPGDEVITADFTFAATVEVIALLGLTPVLVDVDPINFNIDLEAIVKAITPKTKAIVPVHLFGLCANMEAIMEIAKNHKLYVIEDNAQAIGANYKFSDGRIAKAGTIGDLGCTSFFPSKNLGCYGDGGAIFTNNDELAYTLRGIVNHGMYERYHHDVVGVNSRLDSVQAAILDIKLKHLDNYNKARRNSAREYTKALKHHPNLIVPSGKDECEGICDTCDCHVFHQYTLRIIDGDRNGLVKHLNEKGIPCGVYYPIPLHKQKAYTDDRYNEEDFRVTNQLCEEVISLPMHTELTNEMITYIADAVKEFLDN
- a CDS encoding 3-deoxy-D-manno-octulosonic acid transferase; the encoded protein is MGLFYNFGVAVFGKFIKFGSRFSPKLKKGVIGRQDTWGILETTLNDRQKIWFHCASLGEYEQGLPVFQEIKKEFPNHQIILTFFSPSGYEIRKNSAIADIVCYLPIDSKENAIKFLELVQPKLSIFVKYDIWPNYIFELKKRGGTLLLISANFRKSHSYFKWYGKLLLKSLKQFDHIFVQNESSKLLLKKHGLTNVSVSGDTRFDRVSQQLDNDNSIPFLDEFVGNNLSVICGSTWPADEEMIIDFINKEYIKDLRWIIAPHEVDEDHISKIQNQIIKPTILLSKSNNGLEENSEVCIIDSIGQLSKAYNYGDIAYVGGGMGTKGLHNILEPSVFGIPVIIGKNFENFPEAIEMTETAGVISISNLLEFKLQLHDLLDNEDRRDQLGQLNRSFIEKNRGAVIQIMDFIRK